In one Mucilaginibacter ginsenosidivorax genomic region, the following are encoded:
- a CDS encoding OmpA family protein has product MNYSTLKKTAALSFASLLVAGMVSAQTDSTKTGSAKLFGGIGQYNTLSIGVSVGITDGLVPFTNNTTNKFAVDLGYGVSLRQQLSHTFSLQLDYLGGKVTGKDDAANSAAGQSVTTTSKFGISGYKTSFNSGALSAVFNIASVSFLHRKNSVNFYGSAGLGLDVYKIKENTGPTGTVVTLPFGDKTVKELFAPVGLGVKFKLSDALALNLGYTVSFIQGYNFAGTHTYPTFSHYSYTYGGLEYTFGPKTKQNLEWVNPVAQMYDELYDAALRQEVEALKGRVTNVETAVNDLKKDSDGDGVADQFDKCPGTAAGSVVDGSGCVIVFPKDTTKMEGMAPKGTAYSNIQFEFDSSVLRTSSYPVLDATSADLRASGKGVEVDGFASSEGTAAHNLSLSKDRANSVKTYLVNSGVDAKKVKIKGYGETMPIADNSTEDGRVLNRRVQFKQK; this is encoded by the coding sequence ATGAATTATTCTACATTAAAGAAAACAGCAGCACTGTCGTTTGCTTCTTTGCTGGTTGCGGGTATGGTCAGTGCCCAAACCGACTCGACAAAAACCGGATCTGCCAAATTGTTTGGCGGGATCGGACAGTACAACACATTAAGTATCGGCGTGAGCGTTGGTATTACCGATGGTCTTGTTCCATTTACAAACAACACAACAAATAAGTTTGCAGTTGATTTGGGATATGGCGTTTCATTAAGGCAGCAACTATCGCACACTTTTAGCTTACAACTTGATTATTTGGGTGGTAAAGTTACTGGTAAAGATGATGCAGCCAATTCTGCAGCTGGCCAGTCAGTAACAACTACTTCTAAATTTGGTATCTCAGGGTACAAAACCAGTTTTAATTCTGGTGCATTAAGCGCTGTATTTAACATTGCAAGTGTTAGCTTTTTACACCGCAAAAACAGCGTTAACTTTTACGGATCTGCAGGTTTAGGTTTAGACGTGTATAAGATTAAAGAAAACACCGGCCCAACTGGCACAGTTGTTACATTGCCATTCGGTGATAAAACAGTTAAAGAATTGTTTGCTCCAGTTGGCTTAGGTGTAAAATTCAAACTTAGCGACGCGTTAGCCTTAAACTTAGGTTACACTGTTAGCTTTATACAAGGTTACAACTTTGCAGGTACCCACACTTACCCTACATTTAGCCACTACTCTTACACTTATGGTGGTTTAGAGTACACTTTCGGTCCAAAAACAAAACAGAACTTAGAGTGGGTAAACCCGGTTGCTCAGATGTATGACGAATTGTACGATGCAGCTTTACGTCAGGAAGTTGAAGCTTTAAAAGGCCGTGTAACAAACGTAGAAACTGCTGTTAACGACCTGAAAAAAGATTCAGACGGTGACGGTGTTGCTGATCAGTTTGACAAATGCCCAGGCACCGCTGCAGGCAGCGTAGTTGATGGTTCTGGTTGCGTTATCGTGTTCCCTAAAGACACTACCAAAATGGAAGGTATGGCCCCTAAAGGTACTGCTTACTCAAACATCCAGTTTGAATTTGATAGCTCAGTATTACGTACTTCATCTTATCCAGTGTTAGATGCTACATCTGCTGACCTGCGTGCTTCTGGTAAAGGTGTTGAGGTTGATGGCTTTGCTTCATCTGAAGGTACTGCTGCTCACAACCTTTCTTTATCAAAAGATCGTGCTAACTCTGTAAAAACTTACTTAGTTAACTCAGGTGTTGATGCTAAAAAAGTAAAAATCAAAGGCTACGGCGAAACTATGCCAATTGCTGATAACTCAACAGAAGATGGTCGTGTATTAAACCGTCGTGTTCAGTTCAAACAAAAATAA
- a CDS encoding glycosyltransferase family 9 protein, with amino-acid sequence MPQPLKSKIQHILISRTDAIGDVVLTLPMAAYIKELLPGVVVSFLGRTYTQPVINTCAAVDIFINYDEIKKLSQAEQVSYLKDKKIDAIIHVFPNKHVAQIARAAGIKLRIGTTNRVFHWFTCNKLVKLSRKKSDLHEAQLNLILLKPLGLAAVPSLQDIIEHIGFESRALFPPELAGKLSGDKFNLIIHPKSHGSGMEWGLDNYGKLIDKLPSDIFNIIITGSDKEKILLADWIATLPATVVDMTGKMSLPQLISLISQADGLIASGTGPLHIAAMAGINTLGLFPSVRPIHPGRWAPLGKKAGFMESGTDNLLPLSVNLVAEKITSWLL; translated from the coding sequence ATGCCCCAGCCCCTCAAATCAAAAATACAGCATATATTAATAAGCCGCACAGATGCCATTGGTGATGTTGTGCTTACCCTGCCCATGGCTGCTTATATTAAAGAGCTGCTGCCAGGAGTAGTGGTTTCGTTTTTAGGGCGCACTTATACCCAACCCGTTATAAATACCTGTGCAGCGGTTGATATTTTTATTAACTACGACGAAATAAAAAAGCTGTCCCAAGCGGAGCAGGTTAGCTATTTGAAAGATAAAAAAATAGACGCCATTATTCATGTGTTCCCCAATAAGCATGTAGCTCAAATAGCCAGGGCCGCCGGCATTAAATTGCGTATAGGCACCACCAATCGCGTTTTTCATTGGTTTACCTGTAACAAACTGGTAAAACTAAGCCGTAAAAAATCCGATCTGCACGAAGCACAACTCAACCTTATATTATTAAAACCTTTGGGCCTGGCAGCTGTCCCTTCGTTACAGGACATCATTGAGCATATCGGTTTTGAAAGCAGGGCACTTTTCCCTCCGGAATTAGCCGGTAAGCTATCCGGCGATAAATTTAACCTCATCATACACCCCAAATCGCACGGCAGCGGGATGGAATGGGGGCTTGATAATTATGGGAAACTTATTGATAAACTGCCATCGGATATATTTAATATTATTATAACCGGGTCTGATAAAGAAAAAATATTGCTGGCTGATTGGATTGCAACCCTGCCCGCTACAGTAGTGGATATGACCGGTAAAATGAGTTTACCACAACTTATTAGTTTAATCAGCCAGGCAGATGGGCTGATAGCCTCGGGTACCGGGCCCCTGCATATAGCGGCTATGGCGGGGATAAACACCCTTGGTTTGTTCCCCTCGGTAAGGCCTATTCATCCCGGGCGCTGGGCGCCATTGGGTAAAAAGGCCGGATTTATGGAAAGCGGGACAGATAATCTGTTGCCATTGTCAGTAAACCTGGTAGCAGAAAAAATAACCAGCTGGCTGCTATAG
- a CDS encoding aminopeptidase P N-terminal domain-containing protein produces MKYSEIFNSLFTNNRKSFVSRTKPNSLAIFHSNDEFPVSGDQVFAFKQNPDFFYLTGIDQEQSILLLFPDCPNKAYREVLFLRQTNEHIAVWEGHKYTKEEARHVSGIESVYWLHEYDSILHSVINYAENIYINTNENDRYTHTVPYRDMRMYEALRQKYPLHKYERSALILRDLRVVKSELEIELIQKACNITNDAFVRVLKFVKPGVAEYEIEAEIIHEFLRQRATGHAYSPIIASGKNANVLHYIDNNQVCNDGDVILFDFGAQYANYNADMSRSVPVNGRFTPRQRAVYDAVLRVMRQASSMIIAGTVLGEYQDEVGKIMTSELIGLGLLDKHDVEKQDANAPLYKKYFMHGTSHHLGLDVHDFASRYKKFEVGNILTCEPGIYIPEEGLGIRIENNILITANGNRDLMAGIPVEAEHIEEIMNSF; encoded by the coding sequence ATGAAATATTCGGAAATTTTTAATTCGTTATTTACAAATAATAGAAAAAGTTTCGTTTCGAGAACAAAACCGAACTCGTTGGCCATTTTTCACTCCAATGATGAGTTTCCGGTGAGTGGCGACCAGGTTTTTGCCTTTAAACAAAATCCTGACTTTTTTTACCTTACCGGCATAGACCAGGAGCAAAGCATACTATTACTGTTCCCCGATTGTCCTAATAAAGCATACAGAGAAGTACTCTTTTTAAGACAAACAAATGAACATATTGCCGTTTGGGAAGGGCACAAGTATACAAAGGAAGAAGCCAGGCATGTTTCTGGTATCGAGAGTGTTTACTGGCTGCATGAGTACGACTCAATTTTGCATAGCGTTATTAATTATGCCGAAAATATCTACATCAACACCAACGAAAATGACAGGTATACACATACCGTACCATACAGGGATATGCGGATGTATGAAGCCTTGCGCCAAAAATACCCGCTGCATAAATATGAACGCTCGGCATTGATATTAAGGGATTTAAGGGTTGTAAAATCTGAGCTGGAAATTGAACTGATCCAAAAGGCCTGCAACATCACCAACGATGCGTTTGTACGCGTTTTAAAATTTGTAAAACCCGGTGTTGCCGAGTATGAGATAGAAGCCGAAATTATACACGAGTTTTTGCGGCAACGGGCTACAGGCCATGCCTATAGCCCCATAATTGCTTCTGGCAAAAATGCCAACGTGCTGCATTATATTGATAATAACCAGGTTTGTAATGATGGCGACGTTATCCTGTTTGATTTTGGCGCCCAATACGCCAATTACAATGCCGATATGAGCCGGTCGGTGCCGGTTAACGGGAGGTTTACCCCACGCCAGCGGGCAGTTTACGATGCTGTATTACGTGTAATGCGCCAGGCAAGCAGTATGATTATAGCCGGCACTGTTTTAGGCGAATACCAGGATGAGGTTGGTAAGATAATGACCAGCGAACTGATAGGCCTTGGCCTGCTTGATAAACACGATGTTGAAAAGCAGGATGCCAATGCCCCGTTATATAAAAAATACTTTATGCATGGCACATCGCACCATCTTGGTTTGGATGTGCATGATTTTGCAAGCCGCTATAAAAAATTCGAGGTTGGCAATATACTAACCTGCGAACCTGGTATTTATATTCCGGAGGAAGGCCTGGGAATCAGGATTGAAAACAATATACTGATTACTGCGAACGGTAACCGCGACCTGATGGCCGGTATCCCGGTAGAGGCGGAGCATATTGAAGAGATTATGAATAGTTTTTAG
- a CDS encoding ABC transporter permease: MKGFILSFRSEFYKSRKTLGFWAAIILPLFICTLLFVGFYLKAEKLTGTPPIMLWLQFAGAILGVMGSLLLPMFIIFIAYSVNSIEHKADTWKSLFSLPISRWAVYGAKYTYAIFLVFLTLALFVLFTIGFGNLLSIVKPELRFDNYHMEKELAQIYFKLFLSSLGILSIQFLLSLLWADFLKPMGIGFVCTITGVILASKNWEYCYLFPYSHPMEAITTMMHRGEGAPKGIEIDVFTKDVFVSMAIAAVVFIAGYFIVQKKSVK; encoded by the coding sequence ATGAAAGGATTTATACTATCGTTCCGGTCGGAATTTTACAAAAGCCGTAAAACGCTGGGTTTTTGGGCAGCCATCATACTACCGCTGTTTATTTGTACCCTCCTTTTTGTGGGCTTTTACCTTAAGGCCGAAAAGCTTACGGGTACACCACCCATAATGCTGTGGCTGCAATTTGCCGGCGCCATATTAGGCGTAATGGGGTCATTACTGCTGCCCATGTTTATTATTTTTATAGCTTACTCGGTAAATAGTATCGAGCACAAGGCTGATACCTGGAAAAGCCTGTTTAGCCTGCCAATTTCGCGCTGGGCAGTATATGGGGCCAAATATACATATGCGATATTCCTGGTGTTTTTAACGCTTGCGCTGTTTGTACTGTTTACCATAGGGTTTGGTAATTTACTAAGCATTGTAAAGCCCGAGCTTAGGTTTGATAATTACCACATGGAAAAAGAGCTGGCGCAGATATATTTTAAATTATTTTTATCATCGCTGGGTATCTTGTCCATCCAGTTCCTGCTCAGTTTACTTTGGGCCGATTTTTTAAAACCAATGGGTATCGGCTTTGTATGTACTATAACGGGGGTTATCCTGGCCTCAAAAAACTGGGAGTATTGTTATCTTTTTCCTTATTCGCACCCCATGGAAGCCATAACTACCATGATGCATCGTGGAGAGGGGGCGCCAAAAGGTATTGAAATAGATGTGTTTACAAAAGATGTTTTTGTAAGTATGGCAATAGCCGCAGTTGTATTTATTGCAGGATACTTTATTGTGCAGAAGAAAAGCGTTAAGTAG
- a CDS encoding alpha/beta hydrolase, with protein sequence MNIILKVTLWLIGIFMGIYLAICCFFYFSQDNLIFQGTGYPAGYQYNFSSAYKEYNIKTADGNTLNGVLFITPKSKGLVFYLHGNGGTIDSWHTVAGNYNNVGYDVFMPDYPGYGKSTGHIKSQQQLLDAVKMAYQHAKTLYPENQIVILGYSIGTGPAAWLASQNHPQKLILLAPYYSLADEAKTLYPFLPSFILKYPLQTYEYLQHTSSPIVIFHGDADELINLSSSRRLQKHFKPGDKLIILKGQHHNGLDDNTDYQAWLKKML encoded by the coding sequence ATGAACATCATTTTAAAAGTAACACTTTGGCTTATAGGCATTTTTATGGGCATTTACCTGGCCATTTGCTGTTTCTTTTACTTTTCACAGGATAATTTGATCTTCCAGGGGACGGGGTATCCTGCCGGATACCAGTATAATTTTAGCTCGGCTTATAAAGAATACAATATAAAAACTGCCGATGGCAATACATTAAACGGCGTTCTATTTATTACCCCAAAATCAAAAGGGCTTGTTTTTTACCTGCATGGCAATGGTGGTACAATTGATAGCTGGCATACAGTTGCAGGTAATTACAATAACGTAGGGTATGATGTATTTATGCCTGATTATCCGGGATACGGAAAAAGCACCGGTCATATCAAATCGCAACAGCAACTTCTTGACGCTGTAAAAATGGCATACCAACATGCCAAAACATTATACCCCGAAAATCAAATTGTCATACTCGGCTATTCTATTGGCACTGGCCCGGCGGCCTGGCTGGCATCACAAAATCATCCGCAAAAGCTCATCCTGCTTGCTCCTTATTATAGCCTGGCTGATGAGGCGAAAACCCTGTATCCATTTTTGCCCTCTTTTATTTTAAAATACCCACTCCAAACTTATGAGTATCTTCAGCATACATCTTCTCCTATTGTCATTTTTCACGGTGATGCAGATGAGTTGATCAACCTCTCTTCGTCCCGGCGACTCCAGAAACACTTTAAGCCCGGTGACAAACTCATCATCCTGAAAGGCCAGCATCATAATGGTTTAGATGATAATACCGACTACCAGGCCTGGTTAAAAAAGATGCTTTAA
- a CDS encoding glycosyltransferase family 9 protein yields MALIDNKQIKHILINRIDAMGDVVLQLPTCIYLKQLYPDVTISMLGRSYTKPVVDACKAIDHFINYDEIGPLSTNEIAAIFKEKGIDAIVHEFPKRHIAEAAKKAGVNLRIGTTSRNYHFFTCNRLIRLSRGKSDLHEAQQNIYLCKPLGVTHVPTLGTIAYYYKDNFKPSIELPARFKDQLTNDKFNLIIHSKSNGNGREWDMDRFTALIKLLPADKFRIFITGSEKEHELFKTWIPQLPAHVIDLSGKMSLNELIAFIYNADGLLASGTGPLHVAAASGIHTLGLFPISRSINATRWAPLGIKAEHIESDSDTLDSISVEMVFDRISDWVK; encoded by the coding sequence ATGGCCCTGATAGATAACAAACAGATAAAGCATATTTTAATAAACAGGATTGATGCCATGGGCGATGTGGTATTGCAGCTGCCCACCTGTATTTATTTAAAACAGCTATATCCGGATGTTACCATTAGCATGTTGGGCCGTAGCTACACTAAGCCAGTGGTTGATGCCTGCAAGGCAATTGACCATTTTATTAATTATGATGAGATAGGCCCTTTATCAACAAATGAGATAGCTGCTATTTTTAAGGAAAAAGGCATCGATGCCATAGTACATGAGTTTCCGAAAAGGCATATTGCCGAAGCGGCAAAAAAGGCAGGTGTAAACTTAAGGATAGGTACCACAAGCCGTAATTATCATTTTTTTACCTGTAACCGGTTGATCCGACTAAGCAGGGGCAAATCGGACCTGCACGAAGCGCAGCAAAATATTTATTTATGCAAACCGCTTGGCGTTACCCACGTACCAACGCTGGGCACTATAGCATACTATTATAAAGATAATTTTAAACCATCTATTGAATTACCTGCCCGGTTTAAAGATCAGTTAACTAACGATAAGTTTAATTTAATTATCCACTCCAAATCAAACGGTAATGGCAGGGAGTGGGATATGGATAGGTTTACCGCCCTTATTAAGCTTTTACCAGCAGATAAGTTCCGTATTTTTATCACAGGGTCTGAAAAAGAACATGAATTGTTTAAAACATGGATACCGCAACTGCCGGCACATGTAATTGATTTAAGCGGTAAAATGTCGCTTAACGAATTGATTGCCTTTATATACAACGCAGATGGGTTGCTTGCATCCGGCACGGGACCTCTGCATGTTGCAGCCGCTTCGGGCATCCATACCCTGGGCTTATTCCCAATTTCCAGATCAATAAATGCCACCCGGTGGGCCCCCCTGGGCATCAAAGCCGAACATATTGAAAGCGACTCGGATACCCTGGACAGTATTTCTGTCGAGATGGTTTTTGACAGGATAAGCGACTGGGTTAAGTAG
- a CDS encoding ABC transporter ATP-binding protein gives MVISTEGLSFNFGNQQVVKSLALQVPEGSIYGFLGPNGAGKTTTIKLLLNLLKIQIGSIRIFEQDIQHHRTQILSQIGSLIEQPAIYQHLTGKENLLNRALLLQVPVKRVDEMLALVQLTNAAHKKAGQYSLGMKQRLGIALALLADPKLLILDEPTNGLDPNGIIEVRELLIKLVSQYKKTVFISSHLLAEVERMATHVGIINHGELLFQGSIGELQALSQPLVCIETDNTVDAANLLTRNGYSVSDVTDNYLYVPYISKQKTADINALLHGSGHAIFSIGKQQKDLERLFLDITQKA, from the coding sequence ATGGTAATTAGTACCGAAGGGTTATCCTTCAACTTCGGTAACCAGCAAGTGGTTAAATCACTTGCGCTGCAGGTACCCGAAGGAAGCATATATGGTTTTCTTGGCCCAAACGGCGCCGGGAAAACCACTACTATCAAACTCCTGTTAAACCTGCTCAAAATTCAAATCGGCAGCATCCGGATATTTGAACAGGACATTCAACATCATCGCACTCAAATATTATCGCAAATAGGTTCGCTTATTGAGCAGCCTGCCATATACCAGCACCTTACCGGTAAAGAGAATTTATTAAACAGGGCCTTGTTACTACAGGTACCTGTAAAACGCGTTGACGAAATGCTGGCGCTTGTGCAGCTTACCAATGCAGCCCATAAAAAAGCCGGACAATACTCACTGGGGATGAAACAGCGCCTGGGCATTGCGCTTGCCCTGCTTGCCGATCCCAAACTTTTAATTTTGGACGAACCTACCAATGGTCTTGATCCTAACGGCATCATCGAAGTTCGGGAATTGCTGATTAAGCTTGTTAGCCAGTATAAAAAAACAGTATTTATATCAAGCCACTTACTTGCCGAGGTTGAACGTATGGCCACGCACGTGGGTATCATTAACCATGGCGAGTTGCTGTTTCAGGGTAGCATCGGCGAGTTACAGGCCCTGAGCCAGCCCCTGGTATGCATCGAAACAGATAATACGGTTGATGCCGCTAACCTGCTTACCCGTAACGGTTATTCTGTTAGCGATGTTACCGATAATTACCTGTATGTACCCTACATCAGCAAACAAAAAACTGCCGATATTAACGCGCTGTTGCACGGTAGCGGCCATGCCATATTCAGTATAGGCAAACAGCAAAAAGATTTGGAACGCCTGTTTTTAGATATTACCCAAAAAGCCTGA
- the meaB gene encoding methylmalonyl Co-A mutase-associated GTPase MeaB — protein sequence MTNSINFKQVARALTIVENDLPGSQEVLKGLVFNKPTPVIGITGPPGAGKSTLVNALIDLLLKDGSRIAVLAIDPTSPFNFGSLLGDRIRMSSHFNHPDVFIRSLATRGSLGGLSAKTIEMTDVLRAAGFDYVLIETVGVGQSEIEISGLADVTLVVLVPEGGDEVQHIKSGLMEIADAFIVNKAERADADVFANNLKKIIGQKKDGQPPVFKTTASQGTGLAEVAGFIKTPAQIKNPRRQLLLTEKAYKLLTYKLTQHIDKKKLQQDVTEALKHQDFNLYSFVDSFDKS from the coding sequence ATGACAAATAGCATTAACTTTAAACAAGTTGCCCGTGCCCTAACCATTGTTGAAAACGACCTGCCCGGAAGCCAGGAAGTATTAAAGGGCCTTGTGTTTAATAAACCAACACCAGTAATTGGCATAACCGGCCCGCCGGGCGCCGGCAAAAGCACCCTGGTAAATGCTTTGATAGATTTGCTTTTAAAAGATGGCAGCAGAATAGCCGTTTTGGCCATCGACCCCACATCACCATTTAACTTCGGCTCCTTGTTGGGCGATAGGATCAGGATGTCTTCGCACTTTAACCATCCTGATGTTTTTATCCGCTCGCTGGCTACCCGCGGTTCGTTGGGCGGTTTATCGGCCAAAACCATCGAAATGACGGATGTGCTGCGTGCAGCCGGGTTTGATTATGTGCTGATAGAAACCGTTGGTGTTGGCCAATCGGAAATTGAAATAAGCGGGCTGGCCGATGTTACCCTTGTGGTATTGGTACCCGAAGGTGGCGACGAAGTGCAGCACATTAAATCGGGCCTGATGGAAATTGCCGATGCTTTCATTGTTAACAAAGCCGAGAGGGCCGATGCCGATGTATTTGCCAATAATCTGAAGAAGATCATAGGGCAAAAAAAAGACGGGCAGCCACCAGTATTCAAAACAACAGCATCGCAGGGTACAGGGCTTGCCGAAGTTGCCGGGTTTATAAAAACACCGGCACAAATAAAAAATCCGCGCCGCCAGTTATTACTTACCGAGAAGGCTTACAAGCTGTTAACATACAAATTAACACAGCATATAGATAAAAAAAAGCTTCAGCAAGATGTTACCGAAGCTTTAAAACATCAAGACTTTAACCTTTATAGTTTTGTTGATTCGTTTGATAAGTCCTAA
- a CDS encoding ABC transporter ATP-binding protein — protein MKTYFRLLSFARPIGKFAFPYFVLTLLSIIFNTLNYALLAPLLKAIFDPAAKKLLIRPENWWNPLKDLNYFAQVANLHYGTLGALKFICVAIVVSVLLSNVFRYFSQRIMENLRIYTLLNLRRTVFNNVMNLHLGYFNNERKGDILSKISADVQVVQFSVTGTLQVAFKEPFQLLFYLITLFVISVKLTLFSMLVIPISAFVISRIVKRLKEQAKASQETYGNMISNLDEALSGIKIIKAFNATQFIKNRFDRENKEYSRITRSMAKRQQMASPVSEFLGVLMVAGIVLYGGSLIINHEGSLTADNFIVYIAMFSQIMRPAKAISDSFSNIHSGIAAGERVLALIDEKPQIVNMPNAVELEDFNDKITFENVFFSYNDKSALKVPATMGIEPVDIDKSVLKGLNLTIPKGKTVALVGPSGGGKTTTMDLLPRFIEPQAGLISVDGIDIRNVTMESLRALMGIVNQESILFNDTIFNNIAFGKTNVTQEEVEAAARIANAHNFITETSNGYQTNTGDRGTKLSGGQRQRICIARAVLNNPPIMLLDEATSALDTESEKLVQEALNNLMQNRTSLIIAHRLSTIQNADLIIVLDNGRVAEQGTHLELMNHNGVYRRLIDMQTFTAD, from the coding sequence ATGAAAACTTATTTCAGATTACTATCGTTTGCCCGTCCTATCGGAAAATTCGCATTTCCATACTTTGTTTTAACTCTTTTATCCATCATATTTAATACATTAAATTACGCATTGCTGGCACCCCTCTTAAAAGCAATTTTTGACCCTGCCGCAAAGAAGTTACTTATACGACCCGAAAACTGGTGGAACCCATTAAAAGATTTAAATTATTTTGCCCAAGTAGCAAACCTGCATTATGGAACTTTGGGAGCGCTCAAATTTATTTGTGTGGCTATAGTTGTATCGGTTTTATTGAGTAACGTGTTCAGGTATTTTTCGCAAAGGATTATGGAGAACCTGCGTATTTATACATTGCTCAATCTGCGCCGTACAGTTTTCAATAACGTAATGAATCTACATCTTGGCTATTTTAACAACGAACGAAAGGGAGACATTCTTTCAAAAATCTCCGCCGACGTTCAAGTTGTCCAATTTTCAGTTACAGGTACGTTGCAGGTAGCCTTTAAAGAGCCTTTTCAGCTTTTATTTTACCTAATAACTTTATTTGTTATCTCTGTTAAATTAACGTTGTTTTCGATGTTAGTTATTCCAATATCTGCTTTTGTTATTTCAAGAATAGTAAAACGATTGAAAGAACAGGCCAAGGCATCGCAGGAAACCTATGGTAATATGATAAGCAACCTCGACGAGGCACTGTCAGGCATCAAGATCATCAAAGCCTTTAACGCAACGCAGTTTATAAAAAATAGGTTTGATCGTGAAAATAAGGAATATTCCCGAATAACCCGTTCAATGGCCAAAAGGCAACAAATGGCTTCACCGGTATCAGAGTTTTTAGGGGTTTTAATGGTAGCGGGTATTGTATTATACGGGGGATCATTGATAATCAACCACGAAGGATCACTTACTGCAGATAACTTTATTGTTTATATTGCAATGTTTTCGCAAATCATGCGACCTGCAAAAGCCATCTCTGACTCATTTAGCAACATTCATTCCGGCATTGCCGCTGGTGAGCGGGTGTTAGCTTTGATTGATGAAAAGCCGCAAATTGTCAATATGCCAAATGCTGTTGAATTAGAAGATTTCAATGATAAAATCACGTTTGAAAATGTGTTTTTTTCATATAATGATAAGTCGGCTTTAAAGGTTCCCGCTACAATGGGAATTGAGCCGGTAGATATTGACAAATCGGTTTTAAAGGGTCTGAATCTCACCATTCCTAAAGGAAAAACAGTTGCCCTGGTTGGGCCATCCGGAGGTGGAAAAACAACGACAATGGATTTGCTGCCTCGTTTTATTGAACCACAGGCAGGGTTAATTAGTGTTGATGGAATAGACATCAGGAATGTTACGATGGAATCGCTGCGTGCTTTAATGGGAATTGTGAACCAGGAATCTATCTTATTTAATGACACGATATTTAATAACATTGCGTTTGGTAAAACCAATGTAACTCAAGAAGAAGTTGAGGCCGCTGCCCGGATAGCCAACGCACATAACTTTATAACAGAAACTTCAAATGGCTATCAAACTAATACCGGCGATAGGGGGACTAAATTATCGGGGGGGCAGCGTCAGCGTATTTGTATAGCCCGTGCAGTTTTGAATAATCCGCCTATCATGTTATTAGACGAGGCTACATCGGCATTGGATACCGAATCGGAAAAACTGGTGCAGGAAGCATTGAATAACCTGATGCAAAACCGTACTTCGCTGATTATTGCTCACCGCCTGAGTACTATTCAAAACGCCGATTTAATTATTGTATTGGATAACGGCCGGGTTGCCGAGCAGGGAACCCACCTGGAGCTGATGAACCATAACGGGGTATACCGCAGGCTGATTGACATGCAAACATTTACGGCCGATTAA